Proteins encoded within one genomic window of Candidatus Berkiella cookevillensis:
- the add gene encoding adenosine deaminase, translating into MTSFTRISLEQLPKAELHVHLEGGTLRASKLIELADKHGLPKPTLIFGENNNLKFADHDFLDFLKVYDLAASYILTEQDIEEVTYEYLEQCAKQGTLYVELTCSPDHVTQNRKTYTDIHQTLAPEQNTDLKAAFRATLARALQEKYKTLPNIDYAQFIAAVVRGIDRANAQYGIEARILIVLLRHNGKEHCHTTIQNMLDYPHPYVVGINLAGNETDFPPTLFVEHYQKAKKAGYKLTAHVGEHTGAEYIKEAVDILALDRIGHGTSAFLDTTLIATLVDKKIGIEANITSNLALTNIKDVTSHPFKLFLDADILVSLNTDDPTYFNTDIGREYEKAKSAWNLKDEDLLKITRNAIQSAFCEVSLKTKLLASIDLYEAARETFKHVLALNDRFLYSMFMKYLLEATQPSLETYLRLQAQNPKAYDCKVLVQKHIAYEQACEQHNKYIQSTKMQLSNHSHIKSQKPNKKTVSI; encoded by the coding sequence ATGACTTCGTTCACACGTATCAGCCTCGAGCAATTACCTAAAGCAGAATTACATGTTCACCTTGAAGGCGGAACATTACGTGCTTCGAAACTCATAGAACTGGCCGACAAGCATGGCTTACCTAAACCAACTCTCATATTTGGAGAGAACAATAACCTAAAATTTGCAGATCATGATTTCTTAGATTTTCTTAAAGTATATGATTTAGCTGCATCTTATATATTAACCGAACAAGACATTGAAGAAGTCACTTATGAATATTTAGAGCAATGTGCCAAACAAGGTACGCTTTATGTTGAACTCACATGTTCACCGGATCACGTAACACAAAATCGAAAAACCTACACAGATATACATCAAACTCTAGCACCAGAACAAAACACAGATCTTAAAGCTGCGTTTAGAGCAACACTGGCAAGAGCACTGCAAGAGAAGTACAAAACGCTACCCAATATTGATTATGCTCAATTTATAGCGGCTGTCGTACGCGGCATTGACAGAGCCAATGCACAATATGGCATTGAAGCACGCATCTTGATTGTTCTGCTCAGACACAATGGCAAAGAACATTGCCATACAACAATACAAAATATGCTTGATTACCCCCACCCTTATGTTGTTGGAATTAATTTAGCTGGCAATGAAACAGATTTTCCACCGACACTCTTTGTAGAACATTATCAAAAAGCAAAAAAGGCAGGCTATAAGCTAACAGCCCATGTCGGCGAACATACAGGTGCAGAATATATTAAGGAAGCGGTTGACATACTAGCGCTAGATAGAATCGGACATGGTACAAGTGCTTTCTTAGATACAACACTGATTGCAACTTTAGTTGATAAAAAAATAGGCATAGAAGCGAATATCACCAGCAATTTAGCACTCACAAATATTAAAGATGTTACCTCACATCCTTTTAAATTATTCTTAGATGCTGACATACTGGTGTCACTGAATACAGACGACCCAACCTATTTCAACACAGATATCGGTCGCGAATATGAAAAGGCTAAGAGCGCTTGGAATTTAAAAGACGAAGACTTACTCAAAATTACTCGAAATGCAATTCAAAGTGCTTTTTGTGAAGTTTCATTAAAAACAAAATTATTAGCAAGCATTGACTTATACGAAGCAGCGCGAGAAACTTTCAAACATGTCTTAGCATTGAATGATCGCTTTCTTTATTCAATGTTCATGAAATATCTCTTAGAAGCTACACAGCCTTCTCTAGAAACTTATCTACGCTTGCAAGCACAAAATCCAAAAGCATATGATTGCAAAGTGCTGGTTCAAAAACACATTGCCTATGAGCAAGCCTGTGAGCAACACAATAAATACATCCAATCCACAAAAATGCAACTAAGCAACCACAGCCATATAAAAAGTCAAAAGCCTAATAAAAAAACAGTGTCAATCTGA
- a CDS encoding LysE/ArgO family amino acid transporter, producing the protein MEIDFSGLLTGFVASISLIMAIGVQNAFILKQGLKRQHLFLIAFTCSLCDSILIVLGVSGIEILTNDYPMLTKFMEWGGALFLLAYGLRSFWSVFHPHILVASLENALPTSKMSTLLALLGFTFLNPHTYIDTFLLLGTIGAEQEPHEQLYFMIGAVAASVTWFFSLTYGASKLVHFLKVHALGKY; encoded by the coding sequence ATGGAAATAGACTTTAGCGGTTTATTAACAGGCTTCGTTGCAAGCATCAGCCTCATTATGGCAATTGGTGTGCAAAATGCATTTATACTGAAGCAAGGGCTAAAAAGGCAGCATCTTTTTCTGATCGCTTTCACCTGCTCTCTCTGCGATTCTATTCTCATTGTCTTGGGTGTATCCGGTATTGAAATTCTCACCAATGACTATCCCATGCTCACAAAATTTATGGAATGGGGCGGTGCTTTGTTTTTGCTTGCGTATGGCTTGCGGTCTTTTTGGAGTGTTTTCCATCCGCATATACTTGTAGCCTCACTTGAGAATGCGCTCCCCACCAGCAAAATGTCAACATTGCTTGCATTATTAGGCTTTACCTTTTTAAACCCACATACTTATATAGATACTTTTTTGCTTTTAGGCACAATTGGTGCCGAACAAGAACCACACGAACAACTCTATTTTATGATAGGCGCTGTAGCAGCATCTGTCACATGGTTCTTTAGCCTCACTTATGGCGCGAGTAAGCTCGTCCACTTTTTAAAAGTCCACGCGCTTGGCAAGTATTAG
- a CDS encoding catalase: MPSDKKILTTTAGNPISDNQNSITAGSRGPVLMQDYQLIEKLAHQNRERIPERVVHAKGWGAFGTLTVKHDISKYTKAKLFSSVGKKTDLVMRFSTVAGELGAADAERDVRGFAIKFYTEEGNWDIVGNNTPVFFVRDPYKFPDFIHTQKRHPKTNMRSATAMWDFWSLSPESLHQLTILFSDRGLPVGVRHVNGYGSHTYSFINAKNERVWVKFHFKTQQGHKHFTNKEAAEVVGKTRESTQEDLYYAIEKKDFPKWTFFIQVMTEAQSKQTAFNPFDLTKVWPHADFPLIEVGEIELNRNPDNYFSDIEQLALSPSNIIPGVSFSPDKMLQARIFSYADAHRYRLGTHYEALPVNKPHCPVNHYHKDGSMRFFENMPSPDAYYEPNSFNGPVEHTQFREPPLAIDGDADRYNHREGNDDFSQPRALFNLFDDAQKERLFSNLAEAMQGVPKSIVDRQLALFDKIDKAYGDGVRNKLN, encoded by the coding sequence ATGCCATCAGATAAGAAAATTTTAACCACAACCGCTGGTAACCCCATTAGTGATAATCAAAATTCGATAACGGCAGGTTCAAGAGGCCCTGTACTTATGCAAGATTATCAACTTATTGAAAAGCTTGCGCATCAGAATCGTGAACGTATTCCTGAGCGTGTTGTGCACGCAAAGGGATGGGGCGCTTTTGGTACATTGACTGTAAAGCATGATATTAGTAAGTATACAAAGGCAAAATTATTTTCAAGCGTTGGTAAAAAAACCGATCTGGTGATGCGATTCTCTACCGTGGCTGGTGAGTTGGGTGCAGCGGATGCAGAGCGAGATGTGCGTGGCTTTGCGATTAAATTTTATACAGAAGAAGGCAATTGGGATATTGTCGGCAATAATACGCCAGTATTTTTTGTTCGCGATCCTTACAAATTCCCTGATTTTATTCATACGCAGAAACGACATCCTAAAACCAATATGCGTTCTGCAACTGCTATGTGGGATTTCTGGTCACTTTCTCCAGAATCTTTGCATCAGTTGACCATATTATTTTCTGATCGGGGTTTGCCAGTTGGTGTTCGTCATGTAAATGGTTATGGCTCTCATACCTACAGTTTTATCAATGCGAAAAATGAACGTGTTTGGGTAAAATTTCATTTCAAAACTCAGCAAGGGCATAAGCATTTTACTAATAAAGAAGCAGCAGAAGTGGTTGGTAAGACACGAGAATCAACACAAGAAGATTTATATTATGCCATTGAGAAAAAAGACTTTCCTAAGTGGACCTTTTTTATTCAAGTAATGACAGAAGCGCAGTCAAAACAAACCGCCTTTAATCCTTTTGATTTAACGAAAGTGTGGCCGCATGCTGATTTTCCATTGATTGAAGTGGGAGAGATTGAGCTGAATCGAAACCCGGATAATTATTTTTCAGACATTGAGCAACTTGCTTTGTCACCTTCGAATATTATTCCGGGCGTTAGTTTTTCTCCAGATAAAATGTTACAAGCCAGAATTTTCTCTTATGCTGATGCGCATCGTTATCGTTTAGGAACGCATTATGAAGCATTGCCTGTCAATAAACCGCATTGCCCAGTGAATCACTACCACAAAGATGGTTCCATGCGGTTTTTTGAAAATATGCCAAGTCCAGATGCTTATTATGAGCCGAATTCTTTTAATGGTCCTGTGGAGCATACGCAATTTAGAGAGCCTCCTTTAGCCATTGATGGAGATGCTGATAGATATAATCACCGTGAAGGTAATGATGATTTCTCTCAACCCAGAGCTTTATTTAATCTCTTTGATGATGCCCAAAAAGAGAGGTTGTTTAGTAATTTAGCAGAAGCAATGCAAGGTGTACCTAAATCTATTGTAGATAGGCAGCTGGCGCTTTTTGACAAGATTGATAAGGCGTATGGGGATGGGGTACGCAATAAACTAAACTAG